From Pseudomonadota bacterium, the proteins below share one genomic window:
- a CDS encoding aspartate-semialdehyde dehydrogenase, with product MKEYNVAVAGATGAVGNEMVATLEQRKFPVKNLKLLASSRSVGKTITFKGKEVKIEELKEDSFKGVDIGLFSPGGSVSLKFAPIAAASGCVVIDNTSAFRMDPDVPLVVPEVNEHAIADYKKKGIIANPNCSTIQMVVVLKPLHDAAKIKRVVVSTYQAVSGTGKKAIYELEQQILAIYGQKPIVKKVYPHQIAFNCLPHIDSFLENGYTKEEMKMVDETKKIMEDQNIQVTATTVRVPVFCGHSESVNIEFEKDLTPEAARKILKKAPGVKVVDNPSKNLYPLAINAAGKDHTFVGRIRRDESVAHGLNMWIVADNIRKGAALNAVQIAEALIKKYL from the coding sequence ATGAAAGAGTACAATGTAGCAGTTGCAGGGGCAACAGGCGCCGTCGGAAACGAGATGGTGGCAACACTTGAACAGAGAAAGTTTCCTGTAAAGAATCTGAAGCTTCTTGCCTCGTCAAGAAGCGTTGGCAAGACCATTACGTTTAAGGGTAAGGAAGTAAAAATTGAAGAATTGAAAGAAGATTCCTTCAAAGGGGTGGACATCGGACTGTTTTCGCCGGGTGGCTCGGTAAGTCTCAAATTTGCCCCTATCGCAGCGGCCAGCGGGTGTGTGGTTATTGATAATACAAGCGCTTTCAGGATGGACCCTGATGTGCCTCTTGTGGTGCCCGAAGTAAACGAACATGCCATTGCGGACTACAAGAAAAAAGGGATTATTGCAAATCCGAACTGTTCTACCATTCAGATGGTCGTTGTATTGAAACCGCTTCACGATGCGGCAAAGATCAAAAGGGTAGTGGTTTCCACATATCAGGCCGTGTCAGGAACCGGCAAAAAGGCCATCTATGAACTTGAACAGCAGATTCTTGCCATATATGGTCAAAAGCCGATTGTGAAAAAGGTATATCCACACCAGATAGCCTTTAACTGCCTCCCCCATATCGATTCTTTCCTTGAGAACGGTTATACGAAGGAAGAGATGAAGATGGTGGATGAGACAAAGAAGATCATGGAAGACCAGAACATCCAGGTTACCGCCACAACGGTAAGGGTCCCCGTCTTCTGTGGTCATTCTGAGTCTGTTAATATTGAATTTGAAAAGGATTTGACCCCCGAAGCAGCAAGGAAAATTCTAAAGAAAGCGCCCGGCGTGAAGGTCGTCGATAATCCTTCAAAAAACCTCTATCCCCTTGCAATCAATGCAGCCGGTAAGGACCATACATTTGTGGGGAGGATCAGGCGTGACGAATCTGTTGCACATGGGCTGAACATGTGGATTGTGGCTGACAATATACGAAAAGGCGCCGCATTGAATGCGGTACAGATAGCGGAAGCGCTGATTAAGAAGTACCTGTAA
- a CDS encoding 3-isopropylmalate dehydratase, which produces MKLKGRVWKFGHNIDTDIIIPAQYLAHTDPKVLGEHCMEPLHPGFHKKVRQGDIIVGGLNFGCGSSREHAPIAISAIGIPLVIAKTFARIFYRNAFNKGLALLEADIDDVVEEGEEIEVDISSGMITCKKTIVQAKPIPPFMVELINHGGLVKYLKKKLEE; this is translated from the coding sequence ATGAAATTAAAAGGAAGAGTCTGGAAATTCGGTCACAATATTGATACGGATATTATAATCCCTGCACAATATCTTGCACACACTGATCCGAAGGTGCTCGGTGAACATTGTATGGAGCCTTTGCATCCGGGGTTTCATAAGAAGGTAAGGCAGGGCGACATTATCGTTGGGGGACTCAATTTCGGCTGCGGCTCATCGAGGGAACATGCCCCTATCGCCATATCCGCCATCGGCATCCCCCTTGTCATAGCAAAGACATTTGCGAGGATATTCTATAGAAATGCTTTCAACAAAGGGCTTGCCCTTCTGGAGGCGGATATAGACGATGTGGTTGAGGAAGGCGAAGAGATCGAGGTTGATATATCCTCGGGGATGATAACGTGTAAAAAAACAATAGTTCAGGCAAAGCCCATTCCGCCCTTTATGGTAGAGCTTATAAACCATGGCGGACTTGTGAAATATCTCAAAAAGAAACTGGAGGAGTAA